In the genome of Desulfuromonas thiophila, the window TTGGCGCCATGATCCACTACCAGCTGTGTTTCCCCAATCTGGAAACCCGCTATTCCTTCAACGATCATGTGCTGGGCTACCTCACCGGCCAGACCGTAGAGAAAAGCCAGTATCAGGCCGCCATCTACCGCAACCTGACCACCGCTGATTTGCCCGCTTTTGAAGAAACCCTGCGCGGCCTGTTCGCCTCCATCCCCTACAACAACTACGTCAACAACACCATCAGCAGCTATGAAGGCTACTACGCCAGCGTCATCTACGCCTATCTGGCCAGCCTGGGGCTCGACCTCACCGCCGAGGATGTCACCAGCAAAGGCCGCATCGACCTGAGCCTGCGGCTCGACAACGCCATCTATCTCATCGAATTCAAGGTCGATGGCGGTGGCAAGGCGCTGGAGCAGATCAGGCAGCGCAACTACCAGCAGAAATATCAGGGCCAGGGCAAGCCCATTTACCTGATCGGCATCGACTTCGACAGCGCTGAACGCAACCTGACCGCGTTCGACTGGGAGCAGCTGGGCTGAGTGACGCTCATCCCACCTGGCGAAGCAATCTGCCGAGGAGTAGGCTGTAGGCGCGGCTTGTAGCCGCGATGGCAGGGGCAGGGGATGATCGCGGTTACAAACCGCTCCCACAACGGCCTCAATGGCCAGTGCAAGGAAGAATTGCGGCTACAAGCCGCCACAGGGCCAGAATCCCCAGCCTAGGTGGTTTTAGCAATAGCGATTTTTCATCGTTGTGGCAATGCGATGTCATCGCGTTCAGTTCATGCAAAGCTGCCATTTGACCACCTCGGCTCTTAGAAATATTAAAACCCTATCAAGAAAGGATCCGGTTATGGCATTCCTTACGGAAATCGAAGAAACCCCCTTAAGCGGCCTGCAGCATGTCGACGCGCTGTTGATGCCAGGACCGGACTGGAACTATCTCACGGAAGATGGCTCGACCTTCCGAACCACGTTGACCTACAGTTTTTCCATTAGCAGCGGCATTGAGGGCGACAAGTCAGAGTTGAGAGCCTTCAGTGAGCAACAGATGGGAGCGGTACGCAGCATTCTTGATGACATCCGTCAAATCACCGGGATTTCTTTTACAGAAACAGACGCAGGTACCAATGCCGATCTGCACTTCGCCGCGGCGCAGCTTTCACTGGATCTTGCCGGACTCTGCAGCTACCAGTCCTCTTACGGTTATCAGGCTGATCAACTCACCTCATACGAGGCCGATGCCTGGGTTTACCTTAATCACGCGGTTTCCTCATACACCACCGAACCCGTAGGCGGATCAGCCACCTGGGAAACACTGCTCCACGAAATCGGCCACGCCCTGGGTTTGAAACACCCCTTTGAAACCAGTGGCGACAACAGCACGGTCTTATCAGCTCCCTACACAGATGATAAAGCCTACACCCTCATGTCTTACACGCGGGAAACGGCTGGAGAATATTACAGCACCTATAATGAATATGACCTTGCCGCGCTGACCTATCTGTACGGGGTCGATGGCCTGAGAGGCAACTGGGGCATCGCTACTGATGGAACCTATCTGGTGGGCTGCAGTCTTGATGAAATCTTTGAACTGCCGGCCGGATATGTCGCGCTGGCAGATCAGGGAGGAGAAGACCGGGTGGTCTATCAGGAAGGATCGGCTACTTATGTCCTAGAAACCAGTGAAGATTGGCTTATTATTAAAAACGCGGAAGCCGTTCATTTCATCGACAACAGCATTGAGTATATTCAGTTCTCGGATACGCTCATGAGCTATGATGAGGCTTACAGCATTGCTCAAAATTCAGACAATCAGGCACCGCAGGCACAAGATGATGACGCAAGTGTCTCCGCAGACACCCTGATAACGCTTGATGTTCTTGAAAATGACAGCGATGCGGATGACGATGAGCTTTCCGTGGCCATCATCACCACGGCCAGCCACGGCACCGCTGTTATCAATACAGATAAAACCATCACCTATCGTCCCGAAATCTACTATTCCGGCACAGACCAGATTGTGTATGAAATCAACGATGGCAAAGGCGGTACGGATCAGGCCACTGTCAATATCACCATTTCGCCGGCGGAGTCGACAGTTCCGGGAGGATTAAACCAGACCGAGGTTTCGCAGTTGTATGTCGCCATTTACGGTCGGGCCTCGGAAGGTTCCGGTAACCGCTTCTGGCAGCAAGCAACCGAAAAAACCGCAGCGGCAGCGGCGATGCTTGATTCCCAGCCTTCGATTGATTATTTCGGCGAAGCGCTCAACAGTGATTTCGCTTTTATTTCACATATTTACGAGAACACACTAGGGAAAACGGCTGAAGAGGACCCTGAAGGAGTGAATTTCTGGGTTGGGGCGCTGACCGGTGCAGCACCATTTGATCGCAACTACAGTCGCGAAGAAGTGATCGTCAGTTTGATCGATGCCGCCATGGACCCACAATACCGGGGTCTGGCTGCACAGGAGCGTTTTGTCAACAAGGTCGCCGCGTCAAATTACTGCGCCAACAACATCGAACAAGCCACTGT includes:
- a CDS encoding Ig-like domain-containing protein, giving the protein MAFLTEIEETPLSGLQHVDALLMPGPDWNYLTEDGSTFRTTLTYSFSISSGIEGDKSELRAFSEQQMGAVRSILDDIRQITGISFTETDAGTNADLHFAAAQLSLDLAGLCSYQSSYGYQADQLTSYEADAWVYLNHAVSSYTTEPVGGSATWETLLHEIGHALGLKHPFETSGDNSTVLSAPYTDDKAYTLMSYTRETAGEYYSTYNEYDLAALTYLYGVDGLRGNWGIATDGTYLVGCSLDEIFELPAGYVALADQGGEDRVVYQEGSATYVLETSEDWLIIKNAEAVHFIDNSIEYIQFSDTLMSYDEAYSIAQNSDNQAPQAQDDDASVSADTLITLDVLENDSDADDDELSVAIITTASHGTAVINTDKTITYRPEIYYSGTDQIVYEINDGKGGTDQATVNITISPAESTVPGGLNQTEVSQLYVAIYGRASEGSGNRFWQQATEKTAAAAAMLDSQPSIDYFGEALNSDFAFISHIYENTLGKTAEEDPEGVNFWVGALTGAAPFDRNYSREEVIVSLIDAAMDPQYRGLAAQERFVNKVAASNYCANNIEQATVTQIDTFIGYIAEVTNDPSTLYQAQQSIDSAADPESATAGEQTATLNSVLYLQDWA
- a CDS encoding PD-(D/E)XK nuclease domain-containing protein yields the protein GAMIHYQLCFPNLETRYSFNDHVLGYLTGQTVEKSQYQAAIYRNLTTADLPAFEETLRGLFASIPYNNYVNNTISSYEGYYASVIYAYLASLGLDLTAEDVTSKGRIDLSLRLDNAIYLIEFKVDGGGKALEQIRQRNYQQKYQGQGKPIYLIGIDFDSAERNLTAFDWEQLG